One region of Metallosphaera sedula DSM 5348 genomic DNA includes:
- a CDS encoding TIGR00266 family protein, with product MPQYQIMGDDLQYLKVQLAPQEGFYADAGHMIMKTASVNMQTRMRGGFLSGLKRVLTGGSFFVTEFYGPGDVILSGIFPGKIVPIQLQGGSILVEAHSFLGAETSIEYDATMARLTAGWLGGEGLFLARFRGVGNVFLHSYGGLIVRDLAPGETIQVEASHLMAFQEGMNYSVQLVGGLRSVFFAHEGLFFVTITGPGRVWLHTLTAEQLASALIPFLPSGQQGGININF from the coding sequence ATGCCACAATATCAGATAATGGGGGACGATCTCCAGTACCTGAAAGTTCAACTTGCACCTCAGGAGGGTTTTTACGCCGATGCAGGTCACATGATAATGAAGACCGCATCGGTGAACATGCAGACCAGAATGAGGGGAGGTTTCCTTTCAGGTCTTAAGAGGGTGTTGACGGGAGGTTCTTTCTTCGTTACGGAGTTTTACGGACCGGGAGACGTTATACTCTCAGGGATATTTCCCGGGAAGATTGTACCAATACAGTTACAGGGCGGATCAATTCTGGTAGAGGCCCACTCCTTCCTAGGGGCGGAGACTAGCATTGAATATGACGCAACAATGGCCAGACTTACCGCAGGATGGTTAGGTGGAGAGGGGCTTTTCCTAGCTAGATTCAGGGGAGTGGGGAATGTATTCCTTCACTCGTATGGCGGGTTAATTGTGCGTGATCTTGCGCCGGGCGAGACGATCCAGGTGGAGGCCTCGCACCTAATGGCCTTTCAGGAGGGAATGAACTATTCGGTCCAGCTAGTTGGAGGCCTGAGGTCAGTGTTCTTCGCCCACGAGGGACTGTTCTTCGTGACCATTACTGGCCCAGGTAGGGTATGGCTTCACACGCTGACCGCAGAACAGTTAGCTAGTGCGCTAATCCCATTCCTTCCCAGTGGCCAGCAGGGAGGAATAAACATAAACTTCTGA
- a CDS encoding aminotransferase-like domain-containing protein, translated as MPINIGGGLPDPRTFPWERMGEIVDYLIRERSETTLQYAPSEGIEEVRKEISNFVRKRGFSLEEDQILITGGAKEAIYLLSELFSQNMVASEEPTFQGFISTMSYRGLRAYPIPWDEYGPMTDVLEKRLKALRMWADPVKYFYVVPVHNPTGRVMTKDRRKHLLELASDFNFQIIEDDIYGFYMYDDPPYPALKSLDKEGRVIYISSFSKIISPGLRVGFIGYEGREIEKLATIKSEINHQVSTLDQLIVGEMLRRDLVDAVVENSVLLYRKKRNVMLDAIEEYFPSSTGCSYTEGGFFTLCRKEALDSSSLLKEALKRDVKFIPGEKFFYSSEQGRNSFRLSFSFAKEEEIVEGVRILGELLKGIK; from the coding sequence ATGCCAATAAACATAGGAGGAGGATTGCCTGATCCCAGAACGTTCCCCTGGGAGCGTATGGGTGAGATTGTAGATTACCTTATCAGAGAAAGGAGCGAAACAACCCTGCAGTATGCCCCAAGTGAAGGTATAGAGGAGGTCAGGAAAGAGATATCCAATTTTGTTAGGAAGAGAGGATTCTCCTTGGAGGAGGATCAGATACTTATAACGGGAGGAGCTAAGGAGGCCATATACTTACTCTCTGAACTTTTCTCGCAGAACATGGTAGCCTCTGAGGAACCCACGTTTCAGGGATTCATAAGTACCATGAGTTACAGAGGGTTAAGGGCATATCCAATCCCTTGGGATGAATACGGTCCCATGACCGACGTCCTCGAGAAGAGGTTAAAGGCACTTCGAATGTGGGCAGACCCAGTGAAGTACTTTTACGTAGTCCCAGTTCACAACCCGACGGGGAGAGTCATGACCAAGGATAGGCGCAAACACCTCCTTGAGTTGGCCAGTGACTTCAACTTTCAGATCATTGAGGATGACATATATGGGTTCTACATGTATGACGATCCTCCCTATCCTGCACTTAAATCCCTTGATAAGGAAGGAAGAGTAATCTACATCTCAAGTTTTAGTAAGATCATTTCTCCAGGGCTCAGGGTAGGCTTCATAGGCTATGAGGGAAGGGAGATCGAAAAGTTAGCTACTATCAAGAGCGAAATTAATCATCAAGTTTCTACACTGGATCAACTTATCGTGGGGGAAATGCTCAGGAGAGACCTCGTGGACGCCGTAGTCGAGAACTCCGTACTCCTTTACAGGAAAAAGAGGAACGTCATGCTCGACGCAATAGAGGAATATTTCCCGTCCAGCACTGGGTGCAGTTACACAGAGGGAGGTTTCTTCACTCTATGCAGAAAAGAGGCACTAGACTCGTCATCCCTGCTCAAGGAGGCCTTGAAAAGGGACGTTAAGTTCATTCCTGGAGAGAAGTTCTTCTACTCTAGCGAACAGGGAAGAAATTCCTTTAGACTTAGTTTCAGTTTCGCTAAGGAGGAAGAAATAGTGGAAGGTGTGAGGATACTTGGTGAGCTGTTGAAGGGAATTAAATGA
- a CDS encoding sulfurtransferase TusA family protein: protein MSNELQDRKPDDVLDLRGEACPEPQIEIVKKLNHMKPGQVLEVISDEEPMNVTIPKICESRGYPCVSVKEGNTYRIKILKTK from the coding sequence ATGAGTAACGAACTTCAGGATAGGAAACCAGATGACGTTCTGGACCTGAGGGGGGAGGCATGTCCGGAACCTCAAATTGAGATAGTGAAGAAGTTGAATCACATGAAACCGGGCCAAGTTCTGGAGGTAATTAGCGACGAGGAGCCCATGAACGTGACAATACCAAAGATCTGCGAAAGCAGGGGTTACCCCTGCGTGTCAGTCAAGGAGGGAAACACGTACAGGATCAAGATCCTGAAGACTAAATAG
- a CDS encoding cupin domain-containing protein — MDFHISRISQVPRSEVKIKGSRDAFIQWLVTSDHGAHYAVRKFTLLPHGRIGMHVHKYQETVVITKGKCAVCVGDQVYELHEGDFIFINGGVKHGFQNKDEHLEFFCIIDYTDDMSITLLEDDCP; from the coding sequence ATGGACTTTCACATCTCTAGGATTTCCCAAGTCCCACGATCAGAGGTCAAGATAAAGGGGTCCAGGGACGCGTTCATTCAATGGTTGGTCACCTCCGATCACGGTGCCCATTACGCTGTGAGGAAGTTCACCCTCCTTCCCCACGGCAGAATTGGAATGCATGTACACAAATATCAAGAGACAGTGGTGATCACGAAGGGGAAATGCGCAGTATGTGTTGGGGACCAGGTATACGAGCTACACGAGGGCGATTTCATTTTCATAAATGGTGGGGTGAAGCACGGTTTCCAGAACAAGGACGAACATCTGGAGTTCTTCTGCATCATAGATTATACCGACGACATGAGCATAACACTCCTTGAGGATGATTGTCCATAA